From the genome of Impatiens glandulifera chromosome 9, dImpGla2.1, whole genome shotgun sequence, one region includes:
- the LOC124914181 gene encoding VIN3-like protein 2 has protein sequence MMDSSSIQGKEFDPSKCTSNMSMEEKRELVYQLSNCSNGTASEILQKWSRQEILQVLSNETGKERKLTGLTKLKIIENLLKVVSENKLLEQHESKPNIDSISQRANKRQRKADQPIPSNRESSSNNSETDIQDTLFCKNTACRARVSREDVFCKRCSCCICFQYDDNKDPSLWLTCSSEPPFEGDSCGLSCHLECALRREEQCAITKEGSDGIFFCISCKKANDLIRCWRKQLMTAKDTRRVDVLCYRISLSRKLLAGTKNYQKPYELVDEAVKNLEAEVGPLTGVPVKMGRAIVNRLSSGPLVQKLCSSALDSLDILLAKNMKVVRESNFVGFEDVSTTSLTVILGSEDSHSGDSISYALWHRRAEDTDYPTESTRIVTSKTKFTLFGLTPATEYVFKVVWSDNNKNLGTCEIQCRTVGEEMSQSPATNSSSLSNPSSVEDETNTNTIDDDCEVYYENATTCVSNDETGRAIKTNNKEGTSKVDLMPDHHHIDSQAVLPITPCRLEGGSNNNNVMARKGRKPDKKEIESGGGGGQDGNMELEQCVKVMRRLECEGHIDANFRRKFLTWYSLRATPRELKTVKVFIDTLFEDPPSLAGQLIDSFSDIVSGNRSSTFPSGFCLKLWH, from the exons ATGATGGATTCTTCTTCAATACAAG GAAAAGAATTTGATCCATCAAAATGCACTAGTAATATGAGTATGGAGGAGAAGAGGGAGCTTGTTTATCAACTGTCAAATTGCTCCAATGGCACTGCTTCTGAAATACTGCAAAAATGGAGTCGCCAAGAGATCTTACAGGTCCTCTCAAATGAGAcaggaaaagaaagaaaacttactGGCTTGACCAAGCTGAAGATCATAGAGAATCTTCTCAAAGTTGTCTCAGAAAACAAACTTCTAGAGCAGCATGAGTCTAAACCAAACATCGATTCCATTAGCCAGAGGGCTAACAAGCGTCAAAGAAAAGCTGACCAACCCATTCCATCAAATCGCGAATCTAGCAGCAACAACAGTGAGACTGATATACAAGACACTCTATTCTGCAAGAACACGGCTTGTAGAGCGAGAGTAAGTCGAGAAGATGTCTTCTGCAAGAGGTGTTCATGTTGCATCTGTTTTCAGTATGATGATAATAAAGACCCGAGCTTGTGGCTAACCTGCAGCTCCGAACCTCCCTTTGAAGGCGACTCGTGTGGCCTGTCGTGTCATCTTGAATGTGCTTTAAGACGTGAAGAACAATGTGCCATAACTAAAGAAGGATCTGATGGGATTTTCTTCTGCATATCTTGCAAGAAAGCCAATGATTTGATAAG ATGCTGGAGAAAGCAATTGATGACGGCTAAGGATACTAGACGGGTTGATGTATTATGCTACCGTATCTCCTTGAGTAGGAAACTTCTTGCTGGTACCAAGAACTATCAGAAGCCTTATGAACTTGTAGATGAAGCAGTGAAGAATCTTGAAGCTGAAGTTGGTCCTTTAACTGGTGTACCTGTCAAGATGGGTAGAGCTATTGTCAACAGACTCTCATCTGGTCCTCTCGTTCAAAAGCTATGTTCTTCCGCCTTGGATTCCCTAGATATCCTGCTTGCCAAGAATATGAAAGTTGTTAGAG AATCGAactttgttggatttgaagacGTCAGCACCACTTCTCTTACAGTCATATTAGGATCCGAAGATTCACATTCAGGAGATTCCATCAGTTATGCACTGTGGCATCGTCGTGCTGAAGACACAGACTATCCGACAGAATCTACTCGAATTGTGACATCTAAAACAAAGTTTACACTATTTGGTCTAACTCCAGCTACTGAATACGTTTTTAAGGTTGTTTGGTCCGACAATAACAAAAATCTAGGAACATGTGAAATTCAATGCCGAACTGTTGGTGAAGAAATGAGTCAGAGTCCTGCAACTAATTCAAGCAGTTTGTCTAATCCATCTTCTGTTGAAGACGAAACAAACACCAACACGATAGACGACGATTGTGAAGTTTATTATGAGAATGCCACCACCTGTGTTTCTAATGATGAAACTGGTCGAgcgataaaaacaaataataaagaaGGAACTTCGAAGGTTGATTTGATGCCAGATCATCATCATATAGACTCGCAAGCTGTATTGCCGATTACGCCCTGCAGATTGGAAGGAGGGTCGAACAACAACAACGTTATGGCGAGAAAGGGTAGGAAACCAGATAAGAAGGAGATTGAaagtggaggaggaggagggcAAGATGGGAATATGGAACTTGAACAGTGTGTGAAGGTGATGAGACGATTAGAATGTGAAGGACATATCGATGCTAACTTCAGGCGGAAATTCCTGACATGGTATAGCCTAAGAGCAACTCCTCGAGAATTGAAGACTGTGAAGGTTTTTATCGATACCCTTTTCGAAGATCCACCATCTCTTGCTGGGCAGTTAATAGACAGCTTCTCGGATATTGTTTCAGGTAATCGTTCTTCAACTTTTCCTTCTGGGTTCTGTTTGAAGCTTTGGCATTGA